The Channa argus isolate prfri chromosome 22, Channa argus male v1.0, whole genome shotgun sequence genome has a window encoding:
- the im:7136398 gene encoding schwannomin-interacting protein 1 isoform X4: MEGEKETAEEKEEEEEEEQEEQHHCHIAAASSVVNQDLPLMHWEDLSQRIAELEKQEQERRERSKRGTGLRTEEEEGVWRDVWKEEEEDFRRCRVAVVTSRFHNHRNLQLCFINNSDSEDEEDVSNKKVTGTGHNGCHAAGLKQEVATALRTLRDKLLAEQKEEEDKKSTAAMLAGSRGVSKRKHLEHWELRDCSMQQLSSLRASLQQEVHTLSSELVAHLLVRDQLRTKQDAMLLDVQDLT; encoded by the exons atggagggagagaaagagacggccgaggagaaggaagaagaggaggaagaggagcaggaggaacAGCATCACTGTCACATCGCAGCTGCGTCTTCTGTAGTGAACCAGGACCTTCCCCTCATGCACTGGGAGGACTTGAGCCAGCGGATTGCTGAGCTGGAGAAACAGGAgcaggagagaagagaaaggtcaaag AGGGGGACGGGGCTGAggacggaggaggaggagggggtgtgGAGAGACGTctggaaagaagaagaggaagacttCAGGAGGTGTCGAGTCGCTGTTGTCACGTCACG ATTTCACAACCACAGAAACCTGCAGCTGTGCTTCATCAACAACAGCGACAgtgaagatgaggaggatgTGTCCAACAAAAAG GTTACGGGGACGGGACACAACGGCTGCCATGCTGCCGGgctgaaacaggaagtggccaCGGCTCTAAGGACGCTGAGAGACAAACTGTTGGCTgaacagaaggaggaggaggataaaAAGTCTACAGCTGCTATG cTGGCTGGAAGCAGAGGTGTATCCAAGCGGAAACATCTGGAGCACTGGGAGCTGCGGGATTGTTCGATGCAGCAGCTCAGCAGCTTGAGAGCATCACTTCAACAGGAAGTCCACA cTCTGAGCTCTGAGTTGGTGGCCCACTTGTTGGTACGAGACCAGCTGAGGACGAAGCAGGACGCCATGCTACTGGACGTCCAGGACCTGACCTAA
- the im:7136398 gene encoding schwannomin-interacting protein 1 isoform X3, with product MEGEKETAEEKEEEEEEEQEEQHHCHIAAASSVVNQDLPLMHWEDLSQRIAELEKQEQERRERSKRGTGLRTEEEEGVWRDVWKEEEEDFRRCRVAVVTSRFHNHRNLQLCFINNSDSEDEEDVSNKKVTGTGHNGCHAAGLKQEVATALRTLRDKLLAEQKEEEDKKSTAAMQLAGSRGVSKRKHLEHWELRDCSMQQLSSLRASLQQEVHTLSSELVAHLLVRDQLRTKQDAMLLDVQDLT from the exons atggagggagagaaagagacggccgaggagaaggaagaagaggaggaagaggagcaggaggaacAGCATCACTGTCACATCGCAGCTGCGTCTTCTGTAGTGAACCAGGACCTTCCCCTCATGCACTGGGAGGACTTGAGCCAGCGGATTGCTGAGCTGGAGAAACAGGAgcaggagagaagagaaaggtcaaag AGGGGGACGGGGCTGAggacggaggaggaggagggggtgtgGAGAGACGTctggaaagaagaagaggaagacttCAGGAGGTGTCGAGTCGCTGTTGTCACGTCACG ATTTCACAACCACAGAAACCTGCAGCTGTGCTTCATCAACAACAGCGACAgtgaagatgaggaggatgTGTCCAACAAAAAG GTTACGGGGACGGGACACAACGGCTGCCATGCTGCCGGgctgaaacaggaagtggccaCGGCTCTAAGGACGCTGAGAGACAAACTGTTGGCTgaacagaaggaggaggaggataaaAAGTCTACAGCTGCTATG cagcTGGCTGGAAGCAGAGGTGTATCCAAGCGGAAACATCTGGAGCACTGGGAGCTGCGGGATTGTTCGATGCAGCAGCTCAGCAGCTTGAGAGCATCACTTCAACAGGAAGTCCACA cTCTGAGCTCTGAGTTGGTGGCCCACTTGTTGGTACGAGACCAGCTGAGGACGAAGCAGGACGCCATGCTACTGGACGTCCAGGACCTGACCTAA
- the im:7136398 gene encoding schwannomin-interacting protein 1 isoform X2 produces MEGEKETAEEKEEEEEEEQEEQHHCHIAAASSVVNQDLPLMHWEDLSQRIAELEKQEQERRERSKRGTGLRTEEEEGVWRDVWKEEEEDFRRCRVAVVTSRFHNHRNLQLCFINNSDSEDEEDVSNKKVTGTGHNGCHAAGLKQEVATALRTLRDKLLAEQKEEEDKKSTAAMVLKHTEGLHSCTTCIDGHNNKHNSHKKLAGSRGVSKRKHLEHWELRDCSMQQLSSLRASLQQEVHTLSSELVAHLLVRDQLRTKQDAMLLDVQDLT; encoded by the exons atggagggagagaaagagacggccgaggagaaggaagaagaggaggaagaggagcaggaggaacAGCATCACTGTCACATCGCAGCTGCGTCTTCTGTAGTGAACCAGGACCTTCCCCTCATGCACTGGGAGGACTTGAGCCAGCGGATTGCTGAGCTGGAGAAACAGGAgcaggagagaagagaaaggtcaaag AGGGGGACGGGGCTGAggacggaggaggaggagggggtgtgGAGAGACGTctggaaagaagaagaggaagacttCAGGAGGTGTCGAGTCGCTGTTGTCACGTCACG ATTTCACAACCACAGAAACCTGCAGCTGTGCTTCATCAACAACAGCGACAgtgaagatgaggaggatgTGTCCAACAAAAAG GTTACGGGGACGGGACACAACGGCTGCCATGCTGCCGGgctgaaacaggaagtggccaCGGCTCTAAGGACGCTGAGAGACAAACTGTTGGCTgaacagaaggaggaggaggataaaAAGTCTACAGCTGCTATGGtgctcaaacacacagagggtCTGCACAGCTGCACAACATGTATAGATGGTCATAACAACAAGCACAACTCACACAAAAAG cTGGCTGGAAGCAGAGGTGTATCCAAGCGGAAACATCTGGAGCACTGGGAGCTGCGGGATTGTTCGATGCAGCAGCTCAGCAGCTTGAGAGCATCACTTCAACAGGAAGTCCACA cTCTGAGCTCTGAGTTGGTGGCCCACTTGTTGGTACGAGACCAGCTGAGGACGAAGCAGGACGCCATGCTACTGGACGTCCAGGACCTGACCTAA
- the im:7136398 gene encoding schwannomin-interacting protein 1 isoform X1, with translation MEGEKETAEEKEEEEEEEQEEQHHCHIAAASSVVNQDLPLMHWEDLSQRIAELEKQEQERRERSKRGTGLRTEEEEGVWRDVWKEEEEDFRRCRVAVVTSRFHNHRNLQLCFINNSDSEDEEDVSNKKVTGTGHNGCHAAGLKQEVATALRTLRDKLLAEQKEEEDKKSTAAMVLKHTEGLHSCTTCIDGHNNKHNSHKKQLAGSRGVSKRKHLEHWELRDCSMQQLSSLRASLQQEVHTLSSELVAHLLVRDQLRTKQDAMLLDVQDLT, from the exons atggagggagagaaagagacggccgaggagaaggaagaagaggaggaagaggagcaggaggaacAGCATCACTGTCACATCGCAGCTGCGTCTTCTGTAGTGAACCAGGACCTTCCCCTCATGCACTGGGAGGACTTGAGCCAGCGGATTGCTGAGCTGGAGAAACAGGAgcaggagagaagagaaaggtcaaag AGGGGGACGGGGCTGAggacggaggaggaggagggggtgtgGAGAGACGTctggaaagaagaagaggaagacttCAGGAGGTGTCGAGTCGCTGTTGTCACGTCACG ATTTCACAACCACAGAAACCTGCAGCTGTGCTTCATCAACAACAGCGACAgtgaagatgaggaggatgTGTCCAACAAAAAG GTTACGGGGACGGGACACAACGGCTGCCATGCTGCCGGgctgaaacaggaagtggccaCGGCTCTAAGGACGCTGAGAGACAAACTGTTGGCTgaacagaaggaggaggaggataaaAAGTCTACAGCTGCTATGGtgctcaaacacacagagggtCTGCACAGCTGCACAACATGTATAGATGGTCATAACAACAAGCACAACTCACACAAAAAG cagcTGGCTGGAAGCAGAGGTGTATCCAAGCGGAAACATCTGGAGCACTGGGAGCTGCGGGATTGTTCGATGCAGCAGCTCAGCAGCTTGAGAGCATCACTTCAACAGGAAGTCCACA cTCTGAGCTCTGAGTTGGTGGCCCACTTGTTGGTACGAGACCAGCTGAGGACGAAGCAGGACGCCATGCTACTGGACGTCCAGGACCTGACCTAA